One genomic segment of Bacteroides caccae includes these proteins:
- a CDS encoding MATE family efflux transporter, protein MKELNLTQGSVPKVLLQFAVPFLIANVLQALYGGADLFVVGQYDDSASVAAVAIGSQVMQTITGIILGITTGTTVLIAIATGAKDNRKVASTIGSSVWLFSIVGVLLTLVMVVFHGQIAELMHTPAEAMADTKSYILVCSTGILFIIGYNVVCGILRGLGDSKTPLYFVGLACVINIVLDFILVGYFHLGATGAALATITAQGGSFVISLWFLHGHGFHFEFTRKDIRLNKNLSKKIMVLGAPIALQDALINISFLIITVIVNQMGVIASASLGVVEKIIVFAMLPPMAISSAVATMTAQNYGAGLIQRMNKCLASGIGIALVFGVSVCVYSQFLPETLTAFFSKDVAVVTMAAEYLRGYSIDCIIVSFVFCINSYFSGQGNSLFPMIHSLIATFLFRIPLSYWFSQIDSSSLFLMGFAPPLSTVASLLICIWYLRYNQKRMYSKGTAMPAISN, encoded by the coding sequence ATGAAAGAGTTGAATTTGACACAGGGGAGCGTTCCGAAAGTATTGCTGCAATTTGCAGTACCTTTCCTTATTGCCAATGTGCTTCAGGCACTTTATGGTGGGGCGGACTTGTTTGTTGTAGGGCAATACGATGATTCTGCCAGTGTGGCGGCTGTGGCTATCGGCAGCCAGGTGATGCAGACGATTACAGGTATCATCCTTGGCATTACGACAGGGACAACCGTACTGATTGCTATTGCCACCGGAGCAAAGGATAATAGGAAAGTGGCATCTACAATCGGTTCTTCCGTATGGCTGTTTTCAATCGTAGGTGTTTTGCTGACTTTAGTCATGGTCGTGTTTCACGGGCAGATAGCCGAACTGATGCATACGCCTGCGGAAGCAATGGCTGATACGAAAAGTTATATTTTGGTATGTTCGACAGGTATTTTATTCATTATTGGGTACAACGTAGTGTGTGGTATCCTGCGTGGACTGGGCGACTCCAAAACACCGCTTTATTTTGTAGGATTGGCGTGCGTGATTAATATTGTCCTCGACTTTATCTTGGTCGGCTATTTCCATTTGGGGGCTACGGGAGCCGCATTGGCTACAATAACAGCACAGGGGGGCAGTTTTGTTATTTCGCTTTGGTTCTTGCACGGTCATGGATTCCATTTCGAGTTTACTCGGAAAGATATCCGGCTTAACAAGAACTTATCCAAAAAGATTATGGTGCTGGGAGCACCTATTGCGTTGCAGGACGCGTTAATCAATATTTCATTCTTGATTATAACGGTCATTGTCAACCAAATGGGAGTCATCGCATCGGCGTCTTTGGGTGTTGTGGAGAAAATCATCGTTTTTGCAATGTTGCCGCCAATGGCGATATCATCGGCAGTGGCAACCATGACGGCACAGAATTACGGTGCGGGACTGATACAGCGGATGAACAAATGCCTGGCTTCGGGCATTGGGATTGCCCTTGTTTTCGGTGTATCGGTTTGTGTGTATTCCCAATTCCTTCCGGAGACGCTTACCGCATTCTTTTCCAAAGATGTGGCGGTGGTGACAATGGCGGCGGAGTATTTGCGGGGGTATAGTATCGACTGTATCATTGTAAGTTTTGTGTTTTGCATCAATTCTTACTTCAGCGGACAGGGGAATTCATTATTCCCGATGATTCACAGTCTGATAGCGACCTTCCTGTTCCGTATTCCGTTGTCGTACTGGTTCAGTCAGATAGACAGTTCCTCGCTGTTCCTCATGGGCTTTGCTCCGCCCTTGTCGACGGTGGCTTCGTTGTTGATTTGTATTTGGTATTTGCGATATAACCAAAAGAGAATGTACTCGAAAGGCACTGCGATGCCTGCTATATCGAATTAA
- a CDS encoding DMT family transporter has product MNWILLILAGCLELVFTFCLGKINRVFGMEKYVWSFVLLVSLCVSMLLLIKVTKTLPVGTAYAIWTGIGAAGTVLIGIFFFKEPASVGRLFFIFTLICSIIGLKLVSH; this is encoded by the coding sequence ATGAATTGGATTCTTTTGATTTTGGCAGGTTGCCTTGAGCTGGTGTTTACTTTCTGCCTGGGAAAGATAAACAGGGTATTCGGAATGGAAAAATATGTGTGGTCATTCGTACTCTTGGTATCCTTATGTGTGAGTATGCTGCTTCTGATAAAGGTGACCAAGACATTGCCGGTTGGTACGGCTTATGCGATATGGACAGGCATCGGTGCGGCGGGCACGGTATTAATCGGTATTTTCTTCTTTAAAGAACCTGCAAGTGTGGGACGGTTGTTCTTTATCTTCACACTGATTTGCTCCATTATCGGGTTGAAATTGGTATCACATTGA
- a CDS encoding Crp/Fnr family transcriptional regulator codes for MDIYDIIDNIYKLPLASKEALLNETPEVTYPKGFHLFLANRKSSKFYLMKKGMLHAYTYKSDKKVTFWFGKEGDAIFPLQTLYNNQAGYENIELLEDSVLYELSVDKLHDLYLADIHIANWGRKFAERECIKSEQLFISRQFKTSLERYQDLIADYPDILQRVPLGIIASYLGISQVSLSRIRAKIR; via the coding sequence ATGGACATCTATGACATTATTGATAATATTTACAAACTGCCGCTTGCATCCAAGGAAGCCCTGTTGAATGAAACACCGGAAGTAACCTATCCTAAAGGTTTCCACCTGTTTCTGGCAAACCGTAAAAGTTCCAAATTCTATCTGATGAAGAAAGGAATGTTGCATGCATATACCTATAAATCGGACAAGAAAGTGACATTCTGGTTCGGAAAGGAGGGCGACGCTATTTTCCCTTTGCAGACCCTTTACAATAATCAGGCGGGATATGAGAATATAGAATTATTGGAAGACAGTGTGCTGTATGAATTAAGTGTCGACAAACTGCACGACCTTTATCTGGCGGATATACATATAGCCAACTGGGGGCGGAAGTTTGCCGAAAGGGAGTGTATCAAATCAGAACAGCTATTTATATCACGGCAGTTCAAGACCTCATTGGAACGCTATCAGGATTTGATTGCTGATTACCCCGATATACTTCAACGTGTTCCATTAGGTATTATCGCTTCCTATCTGGGAATCTCCCAAGTTAGTCTGAGCAGAATAAGGGCGAAGATAAGATGA
- a CDS encoding STM4011 family radical SAM protein, giving the protein MTNEGSLLSVRRIYYRGKLNSCNYTCSYCPFGKKSHPTSTMQDKQAWSRFITAIEQWKGESLQLFVIPYGEALIHRYYREGIIQLASLPQVTGISCQTNLSFPADEWLNELRTAPALINKIKVWASFHPEMTSVEKFVRQLHTLHNAGIQVCAGAVGNPLAKNILVDLRNTLSPDIYLFINAMQGLKSPLSNEDVRFFTQLDNLFEYDLQNAPAQWENCSGGRSACFIDWKGDIFACPRSKVKIGNLYRSQKLDTSLSCQRKVCDCYIAFSNLTNHPLHSIMGKGTFWRIPEKPLITAVFFDVDGTLTDAQGKVPENYANVLHYMAQSVPLYLATSLSVEQARRKLGKTLFSLFKGGAFADGGLLLYDGRNRCLSVELLPDVNGESAKITAHSYEGQVYKYSMLVYEKEQRENILSRLKAKPYQVFYKPPLITVVHKEAGKKKGVLHICKVLAFPLEQVLIVGNSQKDWEMMSAVPHSCAVMNSEPFLTEHARYTLNPDRLPAFFRFRE; this is encoded by the coding sequence ATGACAAACGAGGGTTCTTTACTTTCCGTCCGACGTATATACTATCGGGGTAAATTGAATAGTTGTAACTACACTTGTTCTTATTGTCCTTTCGGCAAGAAGTCTCATCCTACATCTACGATGCAGGACAAACAGGCATGGAGTCGTTTTATTACTGCTATTGAGCAATGGAAAGGAGAGTCTTTGCAACTATTTGTCATTCCCTATGGTGAAGCACTCATACATCGCTATTATAGGGAAGGAATCATACAGCTTGCGTCATTGCCGCAAGTTACCGGAATTTCCTGTCAGACTAATCTTTCTTTTCCTGCCGATGAATGGCTGAACGAACTCCGGACTGCTCCGGCATTGATAAATAAGATAAAAGTTTGGGCTAGCTTTCATCCGGAAATGACTTCAGTAGAGAAATTTGTCCGGCAACTTCATACGCTCCATAATGCAGGAATACAGGTTTGTGCCGGAGCTGTCGGTAACCCGTTGGCAAAAAATATACTTGTTGATTTGCGAAATACTCTTTCACCGGATATTTATCTGTTTATTAATGCCATGCAGGGGTTAAAGTCTCCATTGAGCAACGAAGATGTTCGTTTTTTTACTCAACTGGATAATCTTTTCGAGTATGATTTGCAAAACGCTCCGGCTCAATGGGAGAATTGCTCAGGCGGAAGAAGTGCTTGCTTCATTGACTGGAAAGGGGATATCTTTGCCTGTCCTAGAAGTAAGGTGAAGATAGGCAATCTTTATCGGAGTCAAAAGCTAGACACTTCGCTTTCTTGTCAGCGGAAAGTTTGTGATTGTTACATTGCTTTCAGTAATCTGACTAATCATCCTTTGCATTCTATAATGGGCAAAGGTACATTTTGGCGGATACCGGAGAAGCCCTTGATTACTGCCGTTTTTTTCGATGTGGACGGAACATTGACCGATGCACAAGGAAAAGTTCCGGAAAACTATGCCAATGTCTTACACTATATGGCGCAATCTGTCCCATTATATCTGGCTACTTCTTTATCAGTGGAACAGGCGCGGAGAAAATTAGGTAAGACTCTTTTCAGTTTGTTCAAAGGTGGGGCATTTGCAGACGGTGGATTATTGTTGTATGACGGGCGGAACCGATGTTTATCGGTTGAATTACTACCGGATGTAAACGGGGAATCCGCAAAGATAACGGCGCATAGCTATGAAGGCCAAGTCTATAAGTATAGCATGCTGGTTTATGAGAAAGAACAGAGGGAGAACATTCTTTCCCGATTGAAAGCAAAACCTTATCAGGTATTTTATAAGCCACCCCTTATCACAGTTGTACATAAGGAAGCCGGCAAAAAGAAAGGAGTACTCCATATATGTAAAGTTTTAGCTTTCCCTCTGGAGCAAGTATTGATTGTCGGCAACTCGCAGAAGGATTGGGAAATGATGTCGGCAGTACCCCATTCTTGTGCAGTGATGAACTCCGAACCGTTTTTGACAGAACATGCCCGCTACACGTTGAATCCCGACCGCCTGCCTGCTTTCTTCCGTTTCCGCGAATAG
- a CDS encoding STM4012 family radical SAM protein, whose translation MNQPLSRYVDYMYSYPHKTAYRPFPAPVSLLPYLEQLQGRKASLYFHIPFCSHKCGYCNLFSLQTNRTEYIATYLDTLHRQAQQLSPLTAGLTFDSFAIGGGTPLLLTVPQLEQLMATAALFGVHPSHAFTSVETSPEYADRPRLNVLKKAGVSRVSIGIQSFQDEELKAIKRRPRQNTIYQALDDIRQMDFPYFNIDLIYGIKGQTVESFLYSLEEALRFQPNELFIYPLYVRQGTGITEREPDDVCFRMYRAACKLLQAKGFLQTSMRRFIHHPSTDAEVSCGDEVMLSCGSGGRSYLGDLHYATRYTVCQQCIAREIDEYMATTDFTVARNGFILSAKEQQQRFIIKNLMYYMGIDKAEYTRRFGEPLDRTPLFRQLAEQYWIEETPERIRLTPEGLGYSDYIGQLFITPGIRQLMETYSY comes from the coding sequence ATGAATCAACCTCTATCCCGATATGTAGACTATATGTATAGTTATCCGCATAAAACGGCGTACCGTCCTTTTCCTGCTCCGGTTTCGTTGCTCCCATATTTGGAGCAACTGCAAGGCAGAAAGGCGTCACTCTACTTTCATATCCCTTTTTGTAGCCATAAATGCGGATACTGCAACTTATTCTCTTTGCAAACGAACCGTACAGAATATATCGCCACTTATCTGGACACCCTTCACAGACAGGCGCAACAACTCTCACCGCTCACTGCCGGACTGACGTTTGATAGCTTTGCCATCGGCGGCGGTACTCCGTTGCTGCTGACTGTTCCGCAACTGGAACAACTAATGGCTACCGCCGCTTTGTTCGGCGTGCATCCGTCCCATGCCTTTACTTCCGTAGAGACTTCACCGGAATATGCAGATCGTCCGCGTCTCAATGTCTTGAAAAAGGCGGGAGTATCTCGCGTAAGTATCGGCATACAGAGTTTTCAAGATGAAGAACTGAAAGCTATCAAAAGGCGTCCCCGGCAAAACACTATTTATCAAGCATTAGACGATATCCGCCAAATGGATTTTCCCTATTTCAATATCGACTTGATTTATGGTATTAAGGGACAGACGGTAGAAAGTTTCCTCTATTCACTGGAAGAAGCGCTCCGGTTCCAGCCGAACGAACTGTTTATTTATCCGCTATATGTACGTCAGGGTACAGGTATTACCGAACGGGAACCAGATGATGTCTGTTTTCGAATGTATCGTGCCGCTTGCAAGTTATTGCAAGCAAAAGGCTTTCTGCAAACATCCATGCGGCGTTTCATTCATCATCCGTCCACTGACGCGGAAGTCTCATGTGGCGATGAAGTAATGCTTTCGTGTGGGTCGGGTGGACGCAGCTATTTGGGTGATTTACACTATGCTACCCGGTATACAGTCTGTCAGCAATGCATTGCCCGCGAGATAGACGAATATATGGCAACCACTGATTTCACCGTAGCCCGTAACGGATTTATCCTTTCCGCAAAGGAACAACAACAACGTTTTATCATCAAGAATCTGATGTACTATATGGGGATTGACAAGGCTGAATATACTCGGCGTTTTGGAGAGCCGCTTGATAGGACTCCGTTGTTCCGCCAATTGGCGGAACAGTACTGGATAGAGGAAACTCCTGAACGTATCCGGCTGACTCCCGAAGGACTTGGTTATTCCGATTATATCGGTCAGCTATTTATCACTCCGGGAATCAGGCAATTAATGGAGACTTATTCCTATTGA
- a CDS encoding STM4013/SEN3800 family hydrolase encodes MQIDELPAGEQNQCPDMDMNRVVGTHDILMLCFDTLRYDVSKAEEAAGGTPVLNSHGGLWEKRHAPGNFTYPSHFAIFAGFLPSPAEPHSLRSRKWLFFPVQAGTGRIPPKGSYPFTEATFVQSLANKGYETICIGGVNFFSKRNELGRVFPGYFTKSYWLPIFGCTAPDSTEKQIDFALKKLENYSADKRIFMYINFSAIHYPNCHYVKGKTKDDKESHAAALRYIDSQLPRLFEVFQKRADTLVIALSDHGTCYGEDGYEYHCISHETVYTVPYKHFILTKQ; translated from the coding sequence ATGCAGATAGATGAACTGCCCGCTGGAGAACAAAACCAGTGTCCTGATATGGATATGAACCGGGTGGTAGGGACACATGATATACTTATGCTTTGCTTCGATACGTTGCGCTACGATGTGAGTAAAGCGGAAGAAGCTGCCGGAGGGACACCGGTTCTGAACAGTCACGGTGGTTTGTGGGAGAAAAGGCATGCGCCGGGAAATTTTACTTATCCCTCTCATTTTGCTATTTTTGCAGGCTTTCTTCCTTCGCCGGCAGAGCCTCATTCCTTGCGTAGCCGTAAATGGCTGTTTTTCCCTGTGCAGGCAGGGACGGGGCGTATCCCGCCCAAAGGCAGTTATCCGTTTACGGAAGCTACTTTCGTGCAGAGCCTTGCCAATAAGGGATATGAGACAATCTGCATAGGCGGCGTGAATTTCTTCAGCAAACGCAATGAACTGGGACGTGTGTTTCCCGGTTATTTTACGAAAAGTTACTGGCTGCCGATCTTTGGCTGTACGGCTCCTGACAGTACGGAGAAGCAGATTGATTTTGCCTTGAAGAAACTGGAGAATTACTCTGCGGACAAACGTATATTCATGTATATCAACTTTTCCGCTATCCATTACCCGAACTGTCACTATGTGAAAGGTAAAACGAAAGACGATAAGGAATCGCACGCGGCGGCATTGAGATATATCGACAGTCAGTTGCCCCGTTTGTTTGAAGTTTTTCAGAAGCGTGCCGACACACTGGTGATTGCCCTTTCCGACCACGGCACCTGCTATGGTGAAGACGGCTACGAATATCACTGCATATCCCACGAAACAGTCTACACGGTTCCTTACAAACACTTTATCCTGACGAAACAATGA
- a CDS encoding STM4014 family protein, with protein sequence MQIIVVSNSPFKRIEYFVEAGRSLQTGVRFMTYEELFNCLPSLRQAVVKLEPWVSCETDFLKYTLFNDEYKTILQRLDETALPDDVHFLNPPHALLQALDKKEAKRILSANDLNVTPMLDTPHSFDELAQALSGCSRGCFLKPRYGSGAGGIMAIRYQPRQKKWVVYTTLQKVDRVIHNTKRIHRLTKEQDILPLAEAVMHTGAILEEWIPKEQLQGENYDLRVVSGEEEIDYVVVRCSKGGITNLHLNNNARLWSELPLSEDVRQRIYLLCRKAVRTLGLRYGGVDVLIERGTDTPYIIEVNGQGDHIYQDMYAHNSIYTRQIRTIKKKYDHADR encoded by the coding sequence ATGCAGATAATCGTTGTCAGCAACTCTCCGTTCAAACGCATCGAATACTTTGTTGAAGCCGGCAGGAGCTTGCAGACGGGAGTCCGCTTTATGACTTACGAAGAATTGTTCAATTGCCTGCCATCATTGCGGCAGGCAGTTGTCAAATTGGAACCGTGGGTAAGCTGCGAAACGGATTTTCTGAAATATACCCTGTTTAATGACGAATACAAAACGATATTACAGCGGTTGGACGAGACGGCACTGCCTGACGATGTGCATTTCTTGAATCCGCCTCATGCATTATTGCAGGCTCTTGATAAAAAGGAAGCCAAACGGATTTTATCAGCCAATGATCTGAATGTAACTCCGATGTTGGATACTCCACATTCTTTCGATGAACTGGCGCAAGCTCTTTCCGGTTGTAGCAGGGGGTGTTTTCTGAAACCACGTTATGGTTCGGGAGCAGGTGGCATTATGGCAATCCGCTATCAGCCGCGTCAGAAGAAATGGGTGGTTTATACTACCTTGCAGAAAGTGGACAGAGTCATTCATAATACAAAACGTATTCATCGTCTGACTAAGGAGCAAGATATTCTTCCATTGGCGGAAGCGGTCATGCATACCGGGGCTATTTTGGAAGAATGGATACCTAAGGAGCAGTTGCAGGGAGAGAATTATGACCTTCGGGTAGTATCTGGAGAGGAAGAGATTGACTATGTGGTAGTCAGATGTAGCAAGGGGGGTATAACCAATCTGCACCTGAACAACAACGCACGCCTGTGGAGCGAACTTCCCTTGTCAGAAGATGTCCGTCAACGGATTTACCTCTTATGCAGGAAAGCCGTCCGCACACTGGGTTTGCGATATGGCGGAGTAGATGTACTGATAGAAAGAGGAACGGATACTCCTTATATTATTGAGGTCAACGGACAAGGCGACCACATTTACCAGGATATGTACGCTCACAATTCTATTTATACCCGACAGATAAGAACAATAAAAAAGAAATATGACCATGCAGATAGATGA
- a CDS encoding STM4015 family protein, which translates to MKRVFVFQDFKSQKFWSIDVVGTDVTVNYGKLGTDGQTQVKNYSTAEEAEKAANKLIAEKTKKGYVETAEETAREMKVEAKKYTLSYDEYENDVRLLDKILKDKHLPEYKQITIGCWDYEGEDCSDLLKGILENKDKFAHIEGLFWGDIDQEEQEISWIEQADLSPLLDAMPKLKDLKIKGTNCLRLGQTSRPELRSLEIISGGLPTEVVEDILASDFPNLEKLVLYVGVEDYGFEADIEIFRPLFSKTRFPKLTYLGIVNSEEQDEIVKMFLESDILPQLETMDISAGVLKDEGAQLLLDNMDKIAHLKFINMRYNYLSKGMKKKLQELPMKIDIAESEEADEDDGEMWYYPMITE; encoded by the coding sequence ATGAAAAGAGTATTCGTATTTCAAGACTTTAAGTCACAGAAATTCTGGAGTATAGATGTAGTTGGAACAGACGTAACCGTTAACTATGGCAAATTGGGAACAGACGGTCAGACACAAGTCAAAAACTACTCGACTGCTGAAGAAGCCGAAAAAGCTGCCAATAAACTTATTGCGGAGAAAACAAAGAAAGGCTATGTGGAAACAGCAGAGGAAACGGCACGCGAGATGAAAGTGGAAGCCAAGAAATACACTTTGAGTTATGATGAATACGAAAACGATGTCCGGCTATTGGATAAGATTTTGAAAGACAAGCATTTGCCCGAATATAAACAAATCACTATCGGTTGTTGGGACTATGAAGGTGAAGATTGCTCCGATTTACTGAAAGGAATACTCGAAAATAAAGATAAATTTGCACACATTGAAGGCTTGTTTTGGGGAGATATCGATCAGGAAGAACAGGAGATCTCCTGGATTGAACAGGCAGACCTCAGCCCGTTGCTCGACGCTATGCCCAAATTGAAAGACTTGAAAATAAAAGGTACGAATTGCCTGCGCCTGGGACAAACCTCACGTCCGGAATTGCGTTCACTGGAGATTATCAGTGGCGGTCTTCCTACGGAAGTCGTAGAGGATATTCTGGCGTCCGATTTTCCGAATCTGGAAAAACTGGTTCTGTATGTCGGCGTGGAAGACTACGGCTTTGAAGCTGATATTGAGATATTCCGTCCGCTTTTCTCTAAGACGCGTTTCCCGAAATTGACTTATCTTGGCATCGTGAACTCGGAAGAACAGGATGAGATTGTAAAAATGTTCCTGGAGTCGGATATCCTTCCTCAATTGGAGACAATGGATATTTCGGCAGGTGTCCTCAAAGATGAAGGTGCCCAACTCTTGCTGGACAATATGGACAAGATTGCCCATTTGAAGTTTATTAATATGCGCTACAATTATTTGAGCAAGGGTATGAAGAAGAAGTTGCAGGAACTTCCGATGAAGATTGACATTGCAGAATCGGAAGAAGCTGATGAGGACGACGGTGAAATGTGGTATTACCCGATGATTACGGAGTAG
- a CDS encoding OmpA family protein has translation MKKSIILLAFVLGAFTANAQSVVEGTKFTDNWSVEVNAGAITPLTHSAFFKSMRPGFGVGFSKQLTPIFGLGFQGMGYINTTPSKTAFDVSDVSLLGKVNLMNLFASYQGQPRLFEIEAVAGMGWLHYYVNGDGDQNSWSTRFGLNFNFNLGETKAWTLGIKPAIVYDMQGNFPETKSRFNANNAAFELTAGLTYHFKTSTGNHYFTKVKVYNQAEIDGLNSSINALRSEVNNKDGELNTANRQINGLQKDLEECRTKVVPVETVVKTARVPESIITFRQGRSSVDASQLPNVERVASYMKKYPDSKVIIKGYASPEGSVEVNARIAAARAEAVKTILVNKYKINASRITAEGQGVGDMFTEPDWNRVSICTIED, from the coding sequence ATGAAAAAATCTATTATTTTATTAGCTTTTGTATTGGGCGCATTTACTGCAAATGCCCAATCAGTAGTAGAAGGTACAAAGTTTACAGACAACTGGTCTGTTGAAGTAAATGCGGGAGCAATCACTCCTCTTACTCATAGCGCTTTCTTTAAGAGTATGCGTCCCGGTTTTGGAGTAGGGTTCTCAAAACAATTGACTCCTATCTTTGGTTTGGGATTCCAGGGAATGGGATATATCAATACCACTCCGAGTAAAACGGCCTTCGATGTTTCGGATGTCAGTTTATTGGGTAAGGTTAATTTGATGAACCTGTTCGCAAGTTATCAAGGTCAGCCTCGTTTGTTTGAGATAGAAGCTGTGGCCGGAATGGGTTGGTTGCATTATTATGTAAATGGTGACGGTGATCAGAACTCATGGTCTACCCGTTTCGGATTGAATTTCAATTTCAATCTCGGTGAAACGAAAGCGTGGACATTGGGAATTAAACCTGCTATCGTATATGATATGCAAGGTAACTTCCCTGAGACAAAAAGCCGTTTCAATGCGAATAATGCAGCGTTTGAACTGACTGCAGGATTGACTTATCACTTCAAGACAAGTACCGGAAACCATTATTTCACCAAAGTAAAAGTCTACAACCAGGCGGAAATCGACGGGCTGAACTCTTCAATCAATGCTCTTCGTTCTGAAGTGAACAATAAGGACGGTGAGTTGAACACTGCCAACCGGCAAATCAACGGCTTGCAGAAAGACTTGGAAGAATGTCGTACAAAGGTAGTTCCTGTTGAAACAGTAGTCAAAACCGCTCGCGTTCCGGAATCTATCATTACTTTCAGACAAGGTCGTTCATCAGTAGACGCGTCACAGTTGCCGAATGTGGAACGTGTAGCTTCCTACATGAAGAAATATCCTGATTCAAAAGTGATTATCAAAGGATACGCTTCTCCGGAAGGAAGTGTGGAAGTCAATGCTAGAATAGCTGCCGCACGTGCGGAAGCTGTCAAGACTATCCTGGTCAATAAATACAAGATTAACGCTTCCCGTATCACTGCCGAAGGTCAGGGCGTAGGTGACATGTTTACCGAACCGGATTGGAACCGCGTAAGTATATGTACTATTGAAGATTAA
- a CDS encoding YihY/virulence factor BrkB family protein, whose protein sequence is MKILAQNKKKLSVSIKIIKDTFQGFIDDNVMRLSASLAYATLFSIIPLLSLLVTIGVLLNIDFTNQLYAQLEPIVGSKVIDALQAIMENAETTDSFSFATIISIGVTIFGATTVFAEIQSSLNTIWGIKAVPKKSWLKYIINRLLSFSVILAFAFILLITFTITNLITDISNKFITNNPDIAESLVKTIGMIINIGVTTVIFTLIFKILPDAKIKSKDVIIGALVTTVLLLIGQWGISFYIGFANIETVYGAAAFMAIFITWIYYSAIIIYTGAEFTKAWANELGGKIFPDEYAVATKVIEIREENKPVN, encoded by the coding sequence ATGAAAATCTTAGCCCAAAACAAGAAAAAGTTGTCTGTATCTATTAAAATAATAAAAGATACTTTTCAAGGATTTATTGATGACAACGTCATGAGATTGAGCGCGTCACTGGCTTACGCAACCCTGTTCTCAATCATCCCTCTGCTCTCACTCCTTGTTACTATCGGAGTATTACTCAATATCGATTTCACCAATCAGTTATATGCCCAACTGGAACCCATTGTCGGCTCCAAAGTGATTGATGCACTTCAAGCAATTATGGAAAATGCAGAGACAACCGATTCATTTTCCTTTGCCACCATTATCAGTATAGGTGTCACCATTTTCGGTGCAACGACTGTTTTCGCAGAAATACAAAGTTCCCTAAATACCATTTGGGGAATAAAAGCCGTCCCCAAGAAGAGCTGGCTTAAATATATCATAAACAGATTGCTATCCTTCTCGGTTATCCTTGCTTTCGCTTTTATCCTGCTAATCACCTTTACCATTACCAATCTTATCACAGATATAAGCAACAAATTCATCACCAACAATCCGGATATAGCAGAATCTTTGGTAAAAACGATAGGAATGATAATTAATATAGGTGTAACCACTGTTATATTCACTCTCATATTCAAGATATTGCCGGACGCAAAGATTAAAAGCAAAGATGTAATTATAGGAGCACTTGTCACTACCGTTTTATTATTGATCGGACAATGGGGAATATCCTTTTATATCGGATTTGCAAATATAGAAACCGTATATGGAGCGGCGGCGTTTATGGCTATTTTCATCACATGGATTTATTATTCAGCCATTATCATATATACAGGAGCGGAATTTACGAAAGCGTGGGCAAACGAGTTAGGCGGGAAGATTTTCCCGGACGAGTATGCCGTAGCAACCAAAGTCATTGAAATACGTGAAGAAAACAAACCTGTCAATTAA
- a CDS encoding YtxH domain-containing protein: MERGKSNFLIGLGVGSVIGALVYRFWHSPKGKCVKEKVNHAFQKVTGDSVNLIDTVNDKVLDAGTKVADKVADGTFYVAEKADDVRDKVHAMVDKAKK, translated from the coding sequence ATGGAAAGAGGAAAATCTAATTTTCTTATCGGACTGGGAGTAGGTTCGGTAATTGGTGCACTGGTCTATCGTTTCTGGCATTCACCTAAAGGAAAGTGTGTGAAAGAAAAAGTAAATCATGCATTTCAGAAAGTAACCGGAGACAGTGTTAATTTGATTGACACGGTAAATGACAAGGTATTGGACGCCGGAACAAAAGTGGCTGACAAGGTAGCTGACGGAACCTTTTATGTTGCCGAAAAAGCGGATGATGTAAGAGATAAAGTCCATGCAATGGTAGATAAGGCTAAAAAATAG